In Vicugna pacos chromosome 10, VicPac4, whole genome shotgun sequence, the following proteins share a genomic window:
- the P2RY6 gene encoding P2Y purinoceptor 6, translated as MEPRLRRLSGCRKPSWTAMEWDNGTGQAMGSPPTTCVYQENFKRLLLPPVYSVVLAAGLPLNACIIAQICTSRRALTRTAVYTLNLALADLLYACSLPLLIYNYARGDHWPFGDLACRLVRFLFYANLHGSILFLTCISFQRYLGICHPLAPWHKRGGRRAAWLVCGAVWLAVTTQCLPTALFAATGIQRNRTVCYDLSPPALATSYMPYGMALTVIGFLLPFVALLACYCRLARRLCRQDGPAGPVAQERRGKAARMAMVVAAVFAISFLPFHITKTAYLAVRSTPGVPCPVLETFAAAYKGTRPFASANSVLDPILFYFTQKKFRRRPHELLQKLTAKWQRQGR; from the exons atggagcccaggctgagGAG GCTCTCTGGATGTAGGAAGCCCAGTTGGACAGCCATGGAGTGGGACAATGGCACAGGCCAGGCCATGGGATCGCCACCCACTACCTGCGTCTACCAAGAGAACTTTAAGCGACTACTGCTGCCACCTGTGTACTCGGTGGTGCTGGCAGCTGGCCTGCCACTGAACGCCTGCATCATTGCCCAGATTTGCACATCCCGCCGGGCCCTGACCCGCACAGCTGTGTACACCCTGAACCTGGCCCTGGCTGACCTGTTGTatgcctgctccctgcccctgctCATCTACAACTATGCCCGAGGTGACCACTGGCCCTTTGGAGACCTCGCCTGCCGCCTGGTCCGCTTCCTCTTCTATGCCAACCTTCATGGCAGCATCCTCTTTCTTACCTGCATCAGCTTCCAACGCTACCTGGGCATCTGCCACCCTCTGGCCCCCTGGCACAAGCGTGGGGGCCGCCGGGCTGCCTGGCTAGTGTGCGGGGCTGTATGGCTGGCAGTGACCACCCAGTGCCTGCCCACAGCCCTCTTTGCTGCTACAGGCATCCAACGTAACCGCACTGTCTGCTACGACCTGAGTCCCCCTGCCCTGGCCACCAGCTACATGCCTTATGGCATGGCCCTCACGGTCATTGGCTTCCTGCTGCCCTTTGTCGCCCTGCTGGCCTGCTACTGCCGGCTGGCCCGACGTCTGTGTCGCCAGGATGGCCCAGCAGGGCCTGTGGCCCAGGAGCGGCGTGGCAAGGCAGCCCGCATGGCTATGGTGGTGGCAGCTGTCTTTGCCATCAGCTTCCTGCCTTTCCACATCACCAAGACAGCCTATCTGGCGGTGCGCTCTACACCTGGTGTCCCCTGCCCTGTGCTGGAGACCTTTGCAGCTGCCTATAAGGGCACACGGCCCTTCGCCAGTGCCAACAGTGTACTGGACCCCATCCTTTTCTACTTCACCCAGAAGAAGTTCCGCCGGCGGCCACATGAGCTGCTACAGAAACTCACAGCCAAGTGGCAGCGACAGGGTCGCTGA